A genomic window from Synechococcus sp. CBW1107 includes:
- the glsA gene encoding glutaminase A: MMDTPSSTADVIQGLLADLHRRYSLLEEGAPADYIPELAKANPSDFGICITTVDGRIYEVGDTRKPFTIQSISKPFAYGLALKLFSDDYLATKVGVEPSGDAFNAISLDQKTGRPRNPMINAGAIATTAQIWNHDPHQAEALMLDFFSELAGRRLSIDQAVFQSERATGHRNRAIGHLLRNFGIIEDDPENALDLYFKQCSITVTCHDLAVMAATLACQGHNPFTGSRPLTPEITVRMLALMATCGTYDFAGQWLYDVGMPAKSGVGGGVLAVVPGRLGIATYSPSLDALGNSVRGIAVCNELSDSLGLSLFNQYPQTSSTIRRSYKGSQRQSRRWRAADQAKLLQERRDAVRIVHTQGVLDFAAIERLLSELSEIMADAWILVLDVAHVTELPEESRGLFLHELTSLRRRGVIVLMARARHLNLPRSLSVAGGVEEMPQFEQLDQALECAEDLLLDSTKDENPNPPFSTEIDQTLGFLGMLQPTHRQTLADLMQCRNFAKGEYVVRKGDSGHELFLVREGRFTITVELRGNDGQSYASRLATFEPGMCFGEIAFLSGTPRTANVTADLDGSCWVLDRHDFDNLRQWEPDAVTELLLALTRDLGTKLALTSYQLTLMEHL; encoded by the coding sequence ATGATGGATACTCCCAGCAGCACCGCCGATGTGATTCAGGGGCTGCTTGCGGACCTCCATCGCCGTTATTCCCTGCTGGAGGAAGGGGCTCCGGCCGACTACATCCCGGAGCTGGCCAAAGCGAATCCCTCGGATTTCGGTATCTGCATCACCACGGTGGATGGACGCATCTATGAGGTGGGCGACACCCGCAAGCCATTCACGATCCAGTCGATCTCCAAGCCGTTTGCTTATGGTCTCGCCCTGAAGTTGTTCTCGGACGACTACCTGGCCACGAAGGTGGGGGTGGAGCCATCTGGAGATGCCTTCAACGCCATCAGCCTCGATCAGAAGACGGGCCGTCCCCGCAATCCGATGATCAACGCCGGGGCCATCGCCACCACGGCGCAGATCTGGAATCATGATCCGCATCAGGCCGAAGCCCTGATGCTCGACTTCTTCAGTGAGCTGGCCGGGCGTCGCCTCAGCATCGACCAGGCGGTGTTCCAGTCCGAGCGTGCCACTGGTCACCGCAACCGGGCGATCGGTCACCTGCTGCGTAATTTCGGAATCATCGAGGATGATCCGGAAAACGCTCTCGACCTCTATTTCAAGCAGTGCTCGATCACGGTCACCTGCCATGATCTCGCGGTGATGGCCGCCACCCTGGCCTGTCAGGGTCACAATCCCTTCACCGGATCCAGGCCACTCACGCCAGAGATCACCGTTCGCATGCTGGCCCTGATGGCCACCTGCGGCACCTACGACTTTGCCGGTCAGTGGCTCTATGACGTCGGCATGCCGGCCAAGAGTGGCGTGGGTGGTGGTGTGCTCGCGGTGGTGCCCGGCCGGCTCGGGATCGCCACCTATTCCCCGTCGCTCGATGCGCTCGGCAACAGTGTGCGCGGCATTGCGGTCTGCAATGAGCTCTCCGACAGCCTCGGCCTCAGTCTCTTCAACCAATATCCCCAGACCAGTTCCACCATCCGGCGCTCTTATAAAGGCTCCCAGCGCCAGTCGCGGCGCTGGCGCGCGGCGGATCAGGCGAAGTTGCTGCAGGAGCGGCGAGACGCAGTCCGCATCGTGCATACCCAGGGTGTGCTCGATTTCGCCGCGATCGAGAGGCTGCTCTCCGAGCTCAGCGAGATCATGGCTGATGCCTGGATCCTCGTGCTGGATGTGGCCCATGTCACGGAACTTCCAGAGGAGTCCAGGGGGCTGTTCCTGCATGAACTCACCTCCCTGCGGCGCCGGGGAGTGATCGTGCTGATGGCCAGGGCCCGCCATCTCAACCTTCCCCGATCACTCAGCGTGGCCGGGGGAGTCGAGGAGATGCCCCAGTTCGAGCAGCTGGATCAGGCCCTGGAATGTGCCGAAGACCTGCTGCTGGACTCCACCAAAGACGAGAATCCGAATCCTCCCTTCAGTACGGAGATCGATCAGACGCTCGGCTTTCTGGGCATGTTGCAACCCACCCACCGTCAGACCCTGGCCGATCTGATGCAATGCCGCAACTTCGCCAAGGGGGAGTACGTGGTCAGGAAGGGTGATTCCGGCCATGAGCTTTTTCTGGTTCGGGAGGGGCGTTTCACCATCACCGTCGAACTGCGCGGCAATGACGGGCAGTCCTATGCATCCCGATTGGCCACCTTCGAGCCGGGGATGTGCTTTGGGGAGATTGCCTTCCTCTCCGGCACACCCCGTACAGCCAATGTCACAGCGGATCTCGACGGCAGCTGCTGGGTGCTCGATCGCCACGATTTCGATAACCTGCGCCAGTGGGAGCCCGATGCCGTCACGGAGCTGTTGCTGGCGCTCACCCGTGATCTGGGCACCAAGCTTGCTCTCACCAGCTACCAGCTCACCTTGATGGAACATCTGTGA
- a CDS encoding CHASE2 domain-containing protein, whose product MTPRAITWLRRYGVFVVWAGACALGYGLFPDIYEHWQLDLSSRTQELRGPRKPPSGVVIVGIDDYSLVQGQNADLSQDKDLRRLADWPWPRAIYDRVLDRLFSAGARVVGFDLLFDAPSSHGPEDDAALAAALRRHSGKVVLGAQVFESRGRVGGLTLSAAMPFLSEAAGPRSSGLLNGLQDPDGYIRLRPSTYAEQLRQSGMLDVPVGLSSQLIAKGRVAEIPPPPILASWRPLVDPYGPPRTIPTIPIWEVLESGSFARLKQQGTFRNQVVLIGPTASVLQDIHRTAFAGAEGMPGVEIHAAEIANRLEGRALYIPPNAWYLAPLLGFLVLALGLASARAEKPQVRLGALALLAGAMVLLGLILLSSTGAGIGLLGISALILATGLVSAGDATVRLQWNRLRLRRMLERYLSPAVAAQIASQPEEADELLGGKVSEVVVFICDVRGFTQRTTKMSKEGKATQLVQQLNEYFAVVVDTLQRKGAIIDKYMGDAVLAVFGVPLNRGMEVEVQSALEAILELQDQMEALNQRWAAQGKDPWEQVMILSGGPVISGNIGCASRMDYTVIGDTVNMASRLEGVAKQSGRDIILSRVVAEHASREWDLERVGEFEIRGQEAQEVFTMKPREHYERSQG is encoded by the coding sequence ATGACCCCCCGAGCGATCACCTGGCTGCGGCGCTATGGAGTGTTCGTGGTCTGGGCCGGCGCCTGTGCCCTCGGCTATGGACTGTTCCCGGACATCTACGAGCATTGGCAGCTGGATCTCTCCTCCCGCACCCAGGAACTGCGCGGACCACGCAAGCCACCCTCCGGGGTGGTGATCGTCGGCATCGACGACTACAGCCTTGTGCAGGGTCAGAACGCCGACCTCAGCCAGGACAAGGACCTGCGCCGCCTTGCTGACTGGCCCTGGCCCCGCGCGATCTACGACCGAGTGCTGGATCGTCTCTTCTCAGCCGGTGCCCGGGTGGTGGGCTTCGACCTTCTCTTCGATGCTCCCAGCAGCCACGGCCCGGAGGATGACGCGGCCCTGGCCGCCGCCCTGCGCCGCCACAGCGGCAAGGTGGTGCTCGGGGCCCAGGTGTTCGAGAGCCGCGGCCGGGTGGGCGGCCTCACCCTCAGTGCCGCCATGCCCTTCCTCAGCGAGGCTGCCGGTCCCCGCAGCTCGGGGCTGCTCAATGGCCTCCAGGATCCCGATGGCTACATCCGCCTGCGACCCAGCACCTATGCCGAGCAGCTGCGGCAGTCGGGGATGCTGGATGTGCCGGTGGGCCTCTCCAGCCAGCTGATCGCCAAGGGCCGCGTGGCCGAGATTCCGCCACCGCCGATCCTCGCCAGCTGGCGGCCTCTGGTGGACCCCTACGGCCCGCCTCGCACCATCCCCACGATCCCGATCTGGGAGGTGCTCGAGTCGGGCAGCTTCGCCCGTCTCAAGCAACAGGGCACCTTCCGCAACCAGGTGGTGCTGATCGGTCCCACCGCCAGCGTGCTCCAGGACATCCACCGAACGGCCTTCGCCGGCGCCGAGGGCATGCCCGGCGTCGAGATCCACGCCGCCGAGATCGCCAACCGTCTGGAGGGACGTGCCCTTTACATCCCCCCCAACGCCTGGTACCTGGCTCCCTTGCTGGGGTTCCTGGTGCTGGCTCTCGGCCTGGCCAGCGCCCGGGCGGAGAAGCCGCAGGTGCGGCTTGGAGCCCTGGCGCTGCTGGCCGGAGCGATGGTGCTTCTGGGGCTGATCCTGCTGAGCAGCACCGGCGCCGGCATCGGTCTGCTGGGGATCTCCGCTCTCATCCTTGCCACCGGCCTGGTGAGTGCCGGTGATGCCACGGTGAGGCTGCAATGGAACCGGTTGCGACTGCGCCGGATGCTGGAGCGCTACCTCTCACCGGCGGTGGCGGCCCAGATCGCCAGCCAGCCTGAGGAGGCCGATGAACTGCTGGGGGGCAAGGTGTCGGAGGTGGTGGTGTTCATCTGCGACGTGCGTGGCTTCACCCAGCGCACCACCAAGATGAGCAAGGAGGGTAAGGCCACTCAACTGGTGCAACAACTTAATGAATATTTTGCCGTGGTTGTTGATACCCTCCAGCGCAAGGGAGCGATCATCGATAAATATATGGGCGATGCTGTGCTCGCTGTCTTCGGGGTGCCCCTGAACCGGGGGATGGAGGTGGAGGTTCAGTCGGCTCTGGAGGCGATTCTGGAACTTCAGGACCAGATGGAGGCCCTCAACCAGCGCTGGGCCGCCCAGGGAAAGGACCCCTGGGAGCAGGTGATGATCCTGAGCGGCGGGCCTGTGATCAGCGGGAACATCGGCTGCGCCTCTCGGATGGATTACACCGTGATCGGTGACACCGTCAACATGGCCAGTCGCCTGGAGGGGGTGGCCAAGCAGTCGGGACGCGACATCATCCTCAGCCGTGTGGTGGCTGAGCATGCTTCTCGCGAATGGGACTTGGAGCGGGTGGGTGAGTTCGAGATCCGCGGCCAGGAAGCCCAGGAGGTCTTCACGATGAAACCGAGGGAACATTATGAGCGGAGTCAGGGCTAG
- a CDS encoding SIMPL domain-containing protein (The SIMPL domain is named for its presence in mouse protein SIMPL (signalling molecule that associates with mouse pelle-like kinase). Bacterial member BP26, from Brucella, was shown to assemble into a channel-like structure, while YggE from E. coli has been associated with resistance to oxidative stress.), with translation MTPPVKAQQVQLRCDGTLLEARGSAEQKRTINVLRVSLALSAEAATADGALGELQRRLALVRQALQRLQVRELVVSSPSSWERPASPKRPAAVEANLQVSGELAPARLQALVREVGALPGVRLNPVSPRADQAGDAAVRRQLLRLAYQDALLQARQLAEAIGLGMPTPLEVQIDGGFRPMLAKGMVADAAPPPFEAGELPPPMDRLDMQVRFCAR, from the coding sequence ATGACCCCGCCGGTGAAGGCTCAGCAGGTGCAGTTGCGCTGTGATGGCACTCTGCTCGAAGCCCGGGGCAGTGCCGAGCAGAAGCGCACGATCAACGTTCTCCGGGTGTCCCTGGCGCTCTCAGCGGAGGCGGCCACGGCGGATGGAGCCCTGGGCGAGCTGCAGCGGCGGCTGGCACTGGTGCGCCAGGCTCTGCAGCGCCTTCAGGTGAGGGAGCTGGTGGTGAGTTCACCGTCCAGCTGGGAGCGGCCCGCAAGCCCGAAGCGCCCGGCGGCCGTGGAGGCCAATCTTCAGGTGAGCGGTGAACTCGCCCCGGCCCGGCTGCAGGCTCTGGTACGGGAGGTGGGGGCGCTGCCCGGCGTCCGCCTCAATCCGGTATCACCCAGGGCCGACCAGGCCGGAGATGCCGCCGTGCGCCGCCAGTTGCTGCGGCTGGCTTATCAGGATGCGCTGCTTCAGGCCAGGCAGCTGGCCGAGGCCATCGGCCTGGGCATGCCAACACCCCTGGAGGTGCAGATCGACGGCGGATTCCGGCCGATGCTGGCCAAAGGCATGGTGGCCGATGCCGCTCCCCCACCCTTCGAGGCGGGCGAGTTGCCTCCTCCGATGGATCGGCTCGACATGCAGGTGCGCTTCTGTGCCCGTTGA
- the alaS gene encoding alanine--tRNA ligase, with protein MAATTSSRSGRRSRPHSGAEIREAFLAFYEARGHRRMASASLVPDDPTVLLTIAGMLPFKPVFLGQTQPPAPRATSSQKCIRTNDIENVGRTARHHTFFEMLGNFSFGDYFKTEAMTWAWELATTVYGLEPGHLVVSVFRDDDEAEAIWRDVVGVDPRRIVRLGEADNFWVSGPTGPCGPCSEIYYDFKPELGVDHLDLEDDNRFIEFYNLVFMQFNRDAEGNLTPLENRNIDTGLGLERMAQILQGVPNNYETDLIYPLIETAATLAGVNYSQLDARGQTSLKVIGDHSRAITQLIADGVTASNLGRGYILRRLLRRVVRHGRLLGITTPFLTAMGEAAIALMVDAYPQLVERRDAIMAELAREEARFLETLERGEKLLAEVLSSGPSQISGEQAFELYDTYGFPLELTEEIAEEHGLAVDLAGFEAAMEAQRQRAKAASVRLDLTLQGAIEAMAEQLPATDFRGYEALEHPSQVMALVVNGQASQKALAGDEVQIVLDSTPFYGESGGQIGDRGVLAGGAPGQGPETGVIVRIEAVSHQRKLIVHHGRIERGELALGDTVTALVDRSCRRRVQAHHTATHLLQAALKQLVDPSIAQAGSLVDFERLRFDFHCPHAISPEDLERIEERINGWIADAHALEVREMELERARSAGAVAMFGEKYADTVRVVDVPGVSMELCGGTHVANTAEIGLFRIVSESGVAAGIRRIEAVAGPAVLDYLKERDTVVRALGDRFKVQPGEILERVSSLQDELRAASRALAEARSELALARASALAADALEMGTFRVLVARLDGVEGAALQTAAQQLQERLGSAGAVVLGGLPAPEDPAKLVLVAAFGAEVITAGPKAGSFIAVVAKRCGGGGGGRPQLAQAGGRDAAALDPALDQARTDLISQLS; from the coding sequence ATGGCTGCCACCACCTCCAGCCGCTCCGGGCGGCGCTCCCGCCCCCACAGCGGTGCCGAGATCCGCGAGGCCTTTCTGGCCTTCTACGAGGCCAGGGGGCACCGGCGCATGGCCAGCGCCTCACTGGTGCCCGACGACCCCACGGTGTTGCTCACCATCGCCGGGATGCTGCCGTTCAAGCCGGTGTTCCTGGGGCAGACGCAACCCCCGGCGCCGCGAGCCACCAGCAGCCAGAAGTGCATCCGCACCAATGACATCGAGAACGTGGGCCGCACGGCCAGGCATCACACGTTCTTCGAGATGCTGGGCAACTTTTCCTTCGGCGACTACTTCAAGACCGAAGCGATGACCTGGGCCTGGGAGCTGGCGACCACGGTGTACGGCCTGGAACCGGGGCATCTGGTGGTGAGCGTCTTTCGCGACGACGACGAAGCCGAGGCGATCTGGCGTGATGTGGTGGGGGTCGATCCCCGGCGGATCGTGCGCCTGGGGGAGGCCGACAACTTCTGGGTGTCGGGCCCGACAGGACCCTGCGGCCCCTGTTCCGAGATCTACTACGACTTCAAGCCCGAGCTTGGCGTCGACCATCTCGATCTGGAGGATGACAACCGGTTCATCGAGTTCTACAACCTGGTTTTCATGCAGTTCAACCGCGACGCTGAGGGCAACCTCACGCCGCTGGAGAACAGGAACATCGATACCGGCCTGGGCCTGGAACGCATGGCCCAGATCCTGCAGGGGGTGCCGAACAACTATGAAACCGACCTCATCTATCCCCTGATCGAAACCGCCGCCACCCTGGCGGGAGTGAACTACAGCCAGCTCGACGCCCGCGGACAGACCTCCCTGAAGGTGATCGGGGACCACAGCCGCGCCATCACTCAGCTGATCGCCGACGGGGTGACCGCCTCCAATCTGGGTCGGGGATACATCCTGCGCCGTCTGCTGAGGCGGGTGGTGCGCCATGGACGCCTGCTGGGCATCACCACCCCCTTCCTCACGGCGATGGGGGAGGCGGCCATTGCCCTGATGGTGGATGCCTATCCCCAGCTGGTGGAGCGTCGCGACGCGATCATGGCCGAGCTGGCCCGGGAGGAGGCCAGGTTCCTGGAAACCCTCGAGCGCGGCGAGAAACTGCTCGCGGAGGTGCTCTCCTCGGGGCCAAGCCAGATCAGCGGTGAACAGGCCTTCGAGCTCTACGACACCTACGGCTTCCCCCTGGAGCTCACTGAAGAGATCGCCGAGGAGCACGGGCTGGCAGTGGATCTGGCGGGATTCGAGGCGGCGATGGAGGCCCAGCGCCAGCGTGCCAAGGCCGCGTCGGTCCGCCTCGATCTCACCCTGCAGGGGGCGATCGAGGCCATGGCCGAGCAGTTGCCGGCCACCGACTTCCGCGGTTACGAGGCCCTGGAGCACCCCAGCCAGGTGATGGCCCTGGTGGTGAACGGGCAGGCGTCCCAGAAGGCCCTGGCGGGAGATGAGGTGCAGATCGTGCTGGATTCCACTCCGTTCTATGGCGAATCGGGCGGCCAGATCGGTGATCGCGGTGTGCTGGCGGGTGGGGCGCCTGGGCAGGGCCCCGAGACCGGCGTGATCGTGCGCATCGAGGCTGTCAGTCACCAGCGCAAGCTGATCGTCCACCACGGCAGGATCGAGCGTGGCGAGCTGGCCCTGGGTGACACCGTGACCGCCCTGGTGGACCGCTCCTGCCGCCGCCGGGTCCAGGCCCACCACACCGCCACCCATCTGCTGCAGGCGGCCCTGAAGCAACTGGTGGATCCCTCGATCGCCCAGGCCGGCTCCCTGGTGGATTTCGAGCGGCTGCGCTTCGATTTCCACTGCCCCCACGCCATCAGCCCGGAGGATCTGGAGCGGATCGAGGAGCGGATCAACGGCTGGATCGCCGATGCCCATGCCCTGGAGGTGCGCGAGATGGAGCTGGAGCGAGCCCGCTCGGCGGGGGCTGTGGCCATGTTCGGTGAAAAGTATGCCGACACCGTTCGAGTCGTCGATGTGCCAGGGGTGTCGATGGAGCTCTGTGGCGGGACCCACGTGGCCAACACCGCGGAAATCGGACTGTTCCGCATCGTCAGCGAGAGCGGTGTGGCCGCCGGCATCCGTCGCATCGAGGCCGTGGCCGGTCCTGCGGTGCTCGACTATCTCAAGGAACGGGACACGGTGGTGCGGGCCCTGGGGGATCGCTTCAAGGTGCAGCCCGGTGAGATCCTCGAGCGGGTCAGCAGTCTCCAGGACGAGCTGAGGGCCGCGTCCAGGGCGCTGGCTGAGGCCCGCTCCGAACTGGCCCTCGCCAGGGCATCGGCCCTGGCCGCCGACGCCCTCGAGATGGGGACCTTCCGGGTGCTGGTGGCACGGCTGGATGGGGTGGAGGGAGCCGCCCTGCAGACGGCCGCCCAGCAACTCCAGGAGAGACTGGGATCAGCCGGGGCAGTGGTGCTGGGCGGCCTGCCCGCTCCTGAAGATCCAGCCAAGCTGGTGCTGGTGGCGGCCTTTGGCGCCGAGGTGATCACTGCAGGGCCGAAGGCCGGCAGCTTCATCGCCGTGGTGGCGAAGCGTTGCGGCGGCGGTGGCGGCGGTCGCCCCCAGCTGGCCCAGGCGGGCGGGCGCGATGCCGCCGCCCTCGACCCGGCCCTGGACCAGGCCCGCACCGACCTGATCAGCCAGCTGTCGTGA
- a CDS encoding mechanosensitive ion channel family protein, with translation MLLLEVWLTAIVTMVLLLPLQLLIRRLRLPKLPIQLAALAILSWAVVRTLPLILLPAHYRAWISTIDELMFSYLGIRLALWGFLELPAALRLRKEPAQILLQLLMLGGGIVATVIVVQEQARFNLVSLVTTSAVLTAMLGLAAQEPLKDLFAGLELQFDDVFSVGDFLDLGDGTLGVVVSINWRDTCLKDVTGALVVVPNTKVTEVVVRNYVAFGAMGNRFSIGLDYTLPPSRARHLLLEVLHKHPRVLENPSPAVRVQAFADSAITYDIIAFQPPGNLGDMLDLRSELLEQIWFSLERTGQSVPYPVRELREKRTVLDAGHPDQRGLDQRRALLSRNPLFGDLSEEEMIQLARTTRCLRFAPGEVVVREGNRGDSLFQVVQGMVEVLKDQEEEEPFRVACLKPGDVFGEMSMLAGNRRSATVRALEECLLLEVSRTSLGPLLIENPPLMDRMAHLVSKRRGELEGMEREKVKQHENQLLKRMKQLFETLTL, from the coding sequence ATGCTGTTGCTGGAGGTGTGGCTCACAGCCATCGTGACGATGGTCCTGCTGCTGCCCCTGCAGCTCCTGATCCGGCGCCTGCGCCTGCCGAAGCTGCCGATTCAGCTGGCGGCCCTGGCGATTCTGAGCTGGGCGGTGGTGCGCACCCTGCCGCTGATCCTCCTGCCCGCTCACTACCGGGCCTGGATCTCCACCATCGACGAGTTGATGTTCAGTTACCTGGGCATCCGCCTCGCTCTCTGGGGGTTTCTCGAACTTCCGGCAGCCCTGCGTCTGAGGAAAGAACCTGCCCAGATTCTGCTGCAGTTGTTGATGCTGGGTGGAGGCATCGTGGCCACGGTGATCGTGGTGCAGGAGCAGGCCCGCTTCAATCTGGTCAGCCTGGTCACCACCTCGGCCGTGCTCACCGCCATGCTGGGTCTGGCCGCCCAGGAGCCGCTCAAAGACCTCTTTGCGGGCCTGGAACTCCAGTTCGATGATGTCTTTTCCGTGGGAGATTTCCTCGATCTGGGAGATGGCACCCTGGGCGTGGTGGTGTCGATCAACTGGCGTGACACCTGCCTGAAGGATGTCACCGGTGCACTGGTGGTGGTGCCGAACACCAAGGTCACCGAAGTTGTGGTGCGCAACTACGTGGCCTTTGGTGCGATGGGCAACCGCTTCAGCATCGGCCTCGATTACACCCTGCCCCCCTCCAGGGCCCGGCACTTGCTGCTGGAGGTGCTCCATAAACATCCTCGTGTGCTGGAGAATCCCTCTCCTGCCGTGCGGGTGCAGGCCTTCGCCGACAGTGCCATCACCTACGACATCATCGCTTTCCAGCCCCCGGGCAATCTCGGTGACATGCTCGACCTGCGCAGTGAACTGCTGGAGCAGATCTGGTTCAGCCTGGAGCGGACCGGCCAGAGCGTCCCCTATCCGGTGCGTGAACTCCGGGAGAAACGGACCGTCCTTGATGCAGGGCATCCCGACCAGCGCGGCCTTGACCAACGGCGCGCTCTGCTCAGCCGCAACCCGCTCTTCGGGGACCTCAGCGAGGAGGAAATGATCCAGCTGGCCAGGACCACCCGCTGCCTGCGGTTTGCGCCGGGGGAAGTTGTGGTGCGCGAGGGCAACCGAGGTGATTCCCTGTTCCAGGTTGTTCAGGGCATGGTCGAGGTGCTGAAGGACCAGGAGGAGGAGGAGCCCTTCCGGGTGGCCTGCCTGAAACCCGGCGATGTCTTCGGTGAGATGTCGATGCTCGCCGGCAACCGGCGCAGTGCCACCGTCCGGGCACTGGAGGAATGCCTTCTGCTGGAGGTCTCACGCACCAGCCTGGGTCCCTTGCTGATTGAGAACCCGCCGCTGATGGACCGGATGGCCCACCTGGTGAGCAAACGCCGCGGCGAGCTGGAAGGGATGGAGAGGGAGAAGGTGAAGCAGCATGAGAATCAGCTGCTCAAGCGCATGAAGCAGTTGTTCGAGACCCTGACTCTTTGA